In endosymbiont of unidentified scaly snail isolate Monju, the following are encoded in one genomic region:
- a CDS encoding DegT/DnrJ/EryC1/StrS family aminotransferase has protein sequence MQFIDLKTQQLRIRDDLEQRLSTLLDHGQYILGPEVTEMEETLAAYVGVKHCVSAASGTDALLLALMALEIGPGDEVITTPFSFIATAEVIGLVGATPVFVDIDPVTYNIDPAAIVAAITERTRAILPVGLFGLCADMDTIGEIAADHGLPVIEDAAQSFGARYKGRRSCGLSTIGCTSFFPAKPLGCYGDGGACFTNDEALASRLRELRNHGQDRPYHHPRLGINGRMDGMQAAVILSKIAIFDEEVEARARIGARYSALLADADCITPYIPADYDSVYAQYTLQVKDRERVQQTLREAGIPSAVYYPVTLDQQPALREIGRSAGSLEVAHALAERVVSLPMHPYLDPETQDRIVDVLRGAL, from the coding sequence ATGCAGTTCATCGACCTCAAGACCCAACAGCTCCGCATCCGCGACGATCTCGAGCAGCGCCTGAGTACCCTGCTCGATCACGGCCAGTACATCCTCGGCCCGGAAGTGACCGAAATGGAGGAAACGCTGGCCGCCTACGTCGGCGTGAAACACTGCGTCTCGGCGGCCAGCGGCACCGACGCCCTGCTACTGGCACTGATGGCGCTGGAAATCGGCCCGGGCGACGAGGTCATCACCACGCCGTTCAGCTTCATCGCCACTGCTGAGGTGATCGGCCTGGTCGGTGCAACCCCGGTGTTCGTGGACATCGATCCTGTCACCTACAACATCGACCCGGCCGCTATCGTGGCCGCCATCACCGAGCGCACCCGCGCCATCCTGCCGGTGGGCCTGTTCGGTCTGTGCGCGGACATGGATACCATCGGCGAGATCGCCGCAGACCACGGCCTGCCGGTGATCGAGGACGCGGCACAGAGCTTCGGCGCGCGATACAAGGGACGGCGCTCCTGCGGCCTGTCCACCATCGGCTGCACCAGCTTCTTCCCGGCCAAGCCGCTGGGATGCTACGGCGACGGCGGCGCCTGCTTCACCAACGACGAGGCACTGGCCTCCCGCCTGCGCGAGCTGCGCAACCACGGACAGGATCGCCCCTATCACCATCCACGACTGGGCATCAACGGCCGCATGGACGGCATGCAGGCGGCGGTGATCCTGTCGAAGATAGCGATCTTCGACGAGGAGGTCGAGGCGCGCGCGCGGATCGGCGCCCGCTACAGCGCCCTGCTCGCCGATGCCGATTGCATCACTCCCTATATCCCCGCCGATTACGACAGCGTCTACGCCCAGTACACCCTGCAAGTGAAAGACCGCGAGCGCGTGCAGCAGACGCTGCGCGAGGCCGGCATCCCCAGCGCGGTCTACTACCCGGTGACCCTCGACCAGCAGCCGGCGCTGCGCGAGATCGGCCGCAGCGCAGGCAGCCTGGAGGTGGCACACGCCCTGGCCGAGCGGGTGGTCAGCCTGCCCATGCACCCCTATCTCGATCCCGAGACCCAGGATCGTATCGTGGACGTGTTGCGCGGGGCATTGTGA
- the msbA gene encoding lipid A export permease/ATP-binding protein MsbA yields MQTLPPSSRQTLLRLLGYFRPHWKLFVAGIVGMVLLAASEAGIPGLLKPLLDGTFVEKDPVYMKWAPVALIVLFLFRGLAQVVSNAAFAAISMHLMHTLREQMFERLLHLPAAFYERTISGNLISRFTYDVSQISHAGVQLFSALVKDSLTVVGLLIYVFWLDWQLSLFTFVLLPTVALIAKYVGRRQRRLSRALQDSFGNMTHVLEETTRGHKVVKIHGGQDYERSRFERIARAIRHQQFKLAVAATIGVPIVEFVGALIMAAVIWIGTGRAAEDQLTVGGFVAFFTALGLLFSPIKRLTKLNDPLQRGLAAAESVFALLDQPLEQDTGTRCLPDTRGALRFEGVRFRYPEAECDALGPLDLEIAPDSFTALVGASGSGKSTFVSLIPRLHEVSAGRILLDGIDTRELALAELRRHIAFVDQQVILFNDSIAANIAYGMDADREAIRQAARDAGALEFIEALPESFDTLIGENGIKLSGGQRQRLAIARALITDARILILDEATSALDTESERLVQQGLERLRTGRTILVIAHRLSTVQKADRILVFEAGRVVEDGTHEELMARRGVYHRLNQAQLFGE; encoded by the coding sequence ATGCAGACCCTTCCTCCCTCCAGCCGTCAGACCCTGCTGCGCCTGCTGGGCTATTTCCGGCCACACTGGAAGCTCTTTGTCGCCGGCATCGTCGGCATGGTGCTGCTGGCCGCTTCTGAAGCCGGCATCCCGGGGCTGCTCAAACCCCTGCTGGACGGCACCTTCGTCGAGAAGGACCCCGTCTACATGAAATGGGCGCCGGTGGCGCTGATCGTGCTGTTTCTGTTCCGTGGCCTGGCCCAGGTGGTCAGCAACGCCGCCTTTGCCGCCATCTCCATGCACCTGATGCACACCCTGCGCGAGCAGATGTTCGAGCGTCTGCTGCATCTTCCCGCCGCCTTCTACGAACGCACCATCAGCGGCAACCTGATCTCGCGCTTCACTTACGACGTCAGCCAGATCTCGCACGCGGGGGTGCAGCTGTTCAGCGCCCTGGTCAAGGACTCGCTGACAGTGGTCGGGCTGCTGATCTACGTCTTCTGGCTGGACTGGCAACTCAGCCTGTTCACCTTCGTCCTGCTGCCGACGGTGGCGCTGATCGCCAAGTACGTCGGTCGCCGCCAGCGCCGACTCAGCCGCGCCCTGCAGGACAGCTTCGGCAACATGACCCATGTGCTGGAAGAGACCACCCGGGGACACAAGGTGGTCAAGATCCACGGTGGCCAGGACTATGAGCGCAGCCGTTTCGAACGCATCGCCCGCGCCATCCGCCACCAGCAGTTCAAGCTGGCGGTCGCCGCCACCATCGGAGTTCCCATCGTCGAGTTCGTCGGCGCCCTGATCATGGCCGCGGTGATCTGGATCGGTACCGGACGCGCCGCCGAGGACCAGCTCACCGTGGGCGGTTTCGTCGCCTTCTTCACCGCACTGGGTCTGCTCTTCTCGCCGATCAAGCGCCTGACCAAGCTCAACGATCCCTTGCAACGTGGTCTGGCCGCGGCCGAGAGCGTGTTCGCCCTGCTCGACCAGCCGCTCGAACAGGACACCGGCACGCGCTGCCTGCCGGACACCCGCGGCGCGTTGCGCTTCGAAGGGGTACGCTTCCGCTACCCCGAAGCCGAATGCGACGCACTGGGTCCCTTGGACCTGGAGATCGCGCCGGACAGCTTCACCGCCCTGGTCGGTGCTTCAGGCAGCGGCAAGAGCACCTTCGTGAGCCTGATCCCGCGCCTGCACGAGGTGAGCGCCGGGCGCATCCTGCTCGACGGCATCGACACCCGCGAGCTGGCACTGGCCGAGCTGCGCCGTCACATCGCCTTCGTCGACCAGCAAGTGATCCTGTTCAACGACAGCATCGCCGCCAACATCGCCTACGGCATGGATGCCGACCGCGAGGCCATCCGCCAGGCCGCACGCGATGCCGGTGCCCTGGAGTTCATCGAGGCCCTGCCCGAAAGTTTCGACACACTGATCGGCGAGAACGGTATCAAGCTCTCCGGCGGCCAGCGCCAGCGCCTGGCCATCGCCCGCGCGCTGATCACCGATGCCCGTATCCTGATCCTCGACGAGGCCACCTCGGCGCTGGACACCGAGTCGGAACGCCTGGTGCAGCAGGGCCTGGAGCGCCTGCGCACCGGCCGCACCATCCTGGTCATCGCACACCGCCTGTCCACCGTGCAGAAGGCCGACCGCATCCTGGTCTTCGAGGCCGGGCGCGTCGTCGAGGACGGCACCCACGAGGAGCTGATGGCGCGCCGGGGTGTCTACCATCGGCTCAACCAGGCGCAGCTGTTCGGGGAATGA
- the lpxL gene encoding LpxL/LpxP family Kdo(2)-lipid IV(A) lauroyl/palmitoleoyl acyltransferase, with product MRPSDPLLHPCHWPSWAALGLLRLIVLLPWPVIMAVGAGVGHLIHFFALRRRHIAEINLQRCFPGMAPEARRRLIRANFVAMGRGLMEVAMAWWWPQARLESLLVAIEGAEHLPPQDDGRGTIFLTAHFSSLELSGRYLGARRPCRAMYRPNENPVIQAMFERYRQAHTLGIIPRDDVRGMLRALKAGEGVWFAPDQNYGHKGKVFADFFGVPAATHTATSRFARASGARVIPFVLFRERHGYRLRIEPELDNFPSGDDQQDAARINTLFEDWARRLPAQYNWIHRRFKTRPDGGPPPYPAKRRR from the coding sequence ATGAGACCCTCGGATCCCCTGCTGCATCCCTGCCACTGGCCCAGCTGGGCGGCGCTCGGCCTGCTGCGCCTGATCGTGCTCCTGCCCTGGCCGGTGATCATGGCGGTCGGCGCCGGCGTCGGCCATCTCATCCACTTCTTTGCGTTGCGCCGTCGCCATATCGCCGAGATCAACCTGCAACGTTGCTTCCCGGGCATGGCGCCAGAGGCACGTCGACGCCTGATCCGCGCCAACTTCGTTGCCATGGGCCGCGGACTGATGGAAGTGGCCATGGCCTGGTGGTGGCCTCAGGCAAGGCTGGAATCGCTGCTGGTCGCCATCGAAGGCGCGGAGCATCTGCCACCGCAGGATGATGGCCGCGGCACCATCTTCCTCACCGCGCACTTCAGCTCACTGGAACTGTCCGGACGCTACCTGGGGGCACGCCGCCCCTGCCGCGCCATGTACCGTCCCAACGAGAACCCGGTGATCCAGGCCATGTTTGAACGGTACCGCCAGGCTCACACCCTGGGCATCATCCCGCGCGACGACGTGCGCGGCATGCTGCGCGCACTGAAGGCGGGCGAAGGCGTCTGGTTCGCTCCCGACCAGAATTACGGCCACAAGGGCAAGGTGTTCGCCGACTTCTTCGGCGTGCCGGCAGCGACCCATACCGCCACCAGCCGCTTTGCCCGCGCCAGCGGCGCACGGGTGATTCCCTTCGTGCTGTTTCGCGAGCGCCATGGTTACCGACTGCGCATCGAACCCGAACTCGACAACTTCCCGTCGGGCGATGATCAACAGGATGCTGCGCGCATCAACACCCTGTTCGAAGACTGGGCCCGACGCCTGCCTGCGCAGTACAACTGGATCCACCGCCGCTTCAAGACCCGCCCGGATGGTGGTCCCCCGCCCTATCCCGCCAAAAGGCGCCGATAA
- a CDS encoding alginate O-acetyltransferase AlgX-related protein, which translates to MRTISPRQFVLGFITAISLFVLLHALTWQFAVRQLLQHKNGLVTGDLARLGYISDLVHRRRTHTTLPRRHLEAGDLQDQRVDLLTIGDSFSNGGAGGPNPWNQDFIASGWGWNVLNLRGFPGLHNDMDLVRALLRAGLLQEWGVRYVLLESTQRKIASRYANTPPPHALPSREALIAHYRFGRPRPTQDPLALPDVAWINDGNIKYWWNRIMYHLDDCAFISKACRTRLRTHRFSIGDGRDLLFYRGDLHAISRNNANAVQRMNSRLEVLADELDRQGIGLIVMPVVTKYELYRPDIADGDYPPDPLFPGWRRLSHRFVLVDTQAILRQAIKAGELDTFYIDDSHWTPKASAHVVDALGRLLGDDR; encoded by the coding sequence ATGCGCACCATCTCGCCCCGCCAGTTCGTCCTTGGTTTCATTACGGCCATCTCCCTGTTCGTGCTGTTGCACGCACTCACCTGGCAGTTTGCCGTGCGACAGTTGCTGCAGCACAAGAACGGCTTGGTTACCGGCGACCTGGCACGCCTGGGCTATATCTCGGACCTCGTGCATCGCCGGCGCACCCACACCACCTTGCCACGACGGCACCTCGAGGCCGGCGACCTGCAGGACCAACGGGTCGATCTGCTGACCATCGGCGATTCGTTTTCCAACGGAGGCGCCGGCGGCCCCAATCCCTGGAACCAGGATTTCATCGCCAGCGGCTGGGGCTGGAATGTGCTCAACCTGCGTGGCTTTCCCGGCCTGCACAACGACATGGATCTGGTCCGTGCCCTGCTGCGCGCTGGGCTGTTGCAGGAATGGGGCGTCCGTTACGTGCTGCTGGAGTCAACCCAGCGCAAGATCGCCTCACGCTATGCCAATACGCCACCGCCCCATGCACTGCCGTCGCGCGAGGCGCTGATTGCTCACTACCGTTTTGGCAGACCGCGCCCGACACAGGACCCGCTGGCCTTGCCCGATGTGGCCTGGATCAACGACGGCAACATCAAGTACTGGTGGAATCGCATCATGTATCATCTGGATGACTGCGCCTTCATTTCCAAGGCCTGCCGCACCCGGCTGCGCACCCACCGCTTCAGTATCGGTGACGGCAGGGACCTGCTGTTCTATCGCGGCGACCTGCACGCCATATCGCGCAACAATGCCAATGCCGTGCAACGCATGAACAGCCGGCTCGAGGTGCTGGCCGACGAGCTGGACCGACAGGGCATCGGCCTGATCGTGATGCCGGTGGTGACCAAATACGAACTCTACCGGCCAGACATCGCCGATGGCGACTACCCGCCCGACCCGCTGTTTCCCGGCTGGCGCAGGCTGTCTCACCGCTTCGTGCTGGTCGATACCCAGGCCATCCTGCGTCAGGCCATCAAGGCTGGCGAACTGGACACCTTCTACATCGATGACTCGCACTGGACCCCCAAGGCCTCGGCACATGTCGTCGACGCCCTGGGCAGACTGCTGGGTGACGACCGATGA
- a CDS encoding MBOAT family O-acyltransferase yields MIIADYFATVATPGFDGGQALDLFSAWATSLSYTFQLYFDFSGYSDMAIGAALMFNIRLPFNFDSPYKARDTQEFWRRWHITLSRFLRDYVYIPLGGGRSSLARVSRNLMITFLLGGLWHGAGWTFVFWGFLHGAAMVIHRVWRYLGGHLPSWLAWFVTFNFINASWVFFRANSWNDALRVLRGMLGLEGITLSDKLLRFSPFQALADMAPTLFGHMTLGRTPYVALIGAFLVTLRLRNSQQWMRDFRTTPASLVLVTLVFMAILMNLSKVSEFLYFNF; encoded by the coding sequence GTGATCATTGCCGACTACTTCGCCACCGTGGCCACGCCGGGCTTCGATGGCGGACAGGCACTCGACCTGTTCAGTGCCTGGGCCACCTCGTTGTCCTACACCTTCCAGCTCTATTTCGACTTCAGCGGCTACAGCGACATGGCGATCGGCGCCGCGCTGATGTTCAACATCCGCCTTCCCTTCAACTTCGACAGCCCCTACAAGGCACGCGACACCCAGGAATTCTGGCGGCGCTGGCACATCACCCTGTCGCGCTTCCTGCGCGATTATGTCTACATCCCGCTGGGCGGCGGACGCAGCTCCCTGGCACGTGTCTCCAGAAACCTGATGATCACCTTCCTGCTCGGCGGCCTCTGGCATGGCGCGGGCTGGACCTTCGTGTTCTGGGGCTTCCTGCACGGGGCAGCCATGGTGATACACCGTGTCTGGCGATACCTCGGCGGGCACCTGCCCAGCTGGCTGGCCTGGTTTGTCACCTTCAACTTCATCAACGCCAGTTGGGTATTCTTCCGTGCCAACAGCTGGAACGATGCCCTGCGCGTCCTGCGCGGCATGCTCGGACTGGAGGGCATCACCCTCTCCGACAAGCTGCTGCGATTTTCCCCCTTCCAGGCACTCGCCGACATGGCACCCACCCTGTTCGGCCACATGACACTGGGCCGTACCCCCTACGTGGCACTGATCGGCGCCTTCCTGGTGACATTGCGTCTGCGCAACTCCCAGCAGTGGATGCGCGACTTCCGCACCACACCGGCCAGCCTGGTGCTGGTCACCCTGGTGTTCATGGCCATCCTGATGAACCTGTCGAAGGTCAGCGAGTTCCTTTACTTCAATTTCTGA